The Niastella koreensis GR20-10 genome includes a window with the following:
- a CDS encoding oxidoreductase produces MIKVGLVGFGISAKVFHAPFITTNNNYELVSVVERHKQESKELYPFVQVVKTFEELLQNEEIDLVVITTPNETHFPYAKAALEAGKHVVLEKPVTNTSREAMELIEIANSNSVVLSVYQNRRYVSDFLTIREILDKKLLGEVHTFEGHYDRYRAEARPQAWREHALPGSGILYDLGPHLLDQVLYLFGMPLTITADIRRQRPHAKVDDYFDIRLDYGFLKVILQAGMLVREPGPRYLIHGTKGSFIKSGEDPQEALLRAGALPAGDDWGKEPEDIYGLLHTEINGKLVRERYPSHKGDYAAYYKNLYESLANDKPVRERIAHGYNTIRLIELAFESAHKQCTIPCTELIPVEYR; encoded by the coding sequence ATGATTAAAGTTGGGCTTGTTGGTTTTGGAATATCTGCTAAAGTATTTCATGCGCCGTTTATTACTACCAATAACAACTATGAACTGGTTAGTGTGGTAGAACGGCATAAACAGGAGTCGAAAGAATTATATCCATTTGTGCAGGTGGTGAAAACGTTTGAAGAGCTGTTGCAAAATGAAGAAATTGATTTGGTGGTGATCACCACGCCTAATGAAACGCATTTCCCTTATGCCAAGGCCGCGCTGGAAGCGGGCAAACATGTGGTGCTGGAAAAACCTGTTACCAATACCTCCAGGGAGGCAATGGAGTTAATAGAGATAGCCAACAGCAACAGCGTGGTGCTGAGTGTATACCAGAACCGCCGGTATGTGAGCGACTTTCTTACCATTCGCGAGATCCTGGATAAAAAATTATTGGGCGAGGTACATACATTTGAAGGGCATTACGACCGCTACCGCGCCGAAGCCCGGCCACAAGCCTGGCGTGAACATGCGCTGCCCGGCAGCGGCATCCTGTACGACCTGGGCCCTCACCTGCTTGACCAGGTATTATATTTATTTGGGATGCCGCTTACTATTACTGCGGATATCCGCAGACAACGCCCTCATGCCAAAGTGGATGATTACTTTGACATAAGACTCGATTATGGCTTTTTAAAAGTGATTTTGCAGGCCGGGATGCTGGTGCGTGAACCGGGCCCCCGTTATTTGATCCATGGCACAAAAGGCTCGTTTATAAAATCGGGCGAAGACCCCCAGGAGGCTTTGTTACGGGCCGGGGCTTTGCCTGCCGGAGATGATTGGGGAAAAGAGCCGGAAGATATTTATGGTTTGCTACATACCGAAATTAACGGTAAACTGGTGCGCGAACGCTATCCTTCACATAAAGGTGATTATGCCGCTTATTATAAAAATCTGTATGAGAGCCTGGCAAACGACAAACCGGTGCGGGAAAGAATTGCGCATGGCTATAATACCATCAGGTTGATAGAACTGGCTTTTGAAAGCGCGCATAAACAATGCACCATCCCCTGTACGGAGTTGATCCCGGTTGAATACAGATAA
- a CDS encoding D-TA family PLP-dependent enzyme, producing METSWYLIEDIDKLDSPALVIFPERVKANINTLKAMIDDPQRLRPHAKTHKTKEATQLMLAAGITKFKCATIAEAEMLGLSGASDVVLAYQPIGPKLKRFVRVTQQYPNTQYSCLVDNIASAEAIANAFAAVGDAVPVYIDLNIGQNRTGIVPGEKAIALYEYCAMARSLSIAGLHAYDGHVRGTLAERTAQSNEAFAKVEDMLKALQSKGYTNVKVIAGGSPSFPIHANRAAVECSPGTFVFWDKSYQDQCTEQPFQIAAIVVTRVVSLPNDTHICVDLGHKSIAAENEITKRVFFLNAPELKAVSHSEEHLVLHAGEGHSYKPGDVLYGVPIHVCPTVALHERGYTVENGKLAGEWRIIARDRKISL from the coding sequence ATGGAAACATCCTGGTATTTGATCGAAGACATCGATAAACTGGACAGCCCTGCCCTGGTAATATTTCCAGAACGGGTAAAAGCAAACATCAATACCCTGAAGGCCATGATAGATGATCCCCAACGCCTGCGCCCACATGCCAAGACCCATAAAACAAAAGAAGCCACGCAGCTGATGCTGGCGGCCGGCATCACGAAATTCAAATGCGCCACCATTGCCGAAGCGGAAATGCTGGGCCTTAGCGGAGCGTCTGATGTAGTACTGGCCTACCAGCCCATTGGTCCAAAACTGAAACGCTTTGTAAGGGTAACGCAACAATACCCCAACACACAATATAGCTGCCTGGTTGATAATATTGCCAGCGCCGAAGCCATAGCCAATGCTTTTGCGGCAGTGGGCGACGCCGTTCCGGTATACATAGATTTAAACATAGGGCAGAACCGCACCGGCATTGTGCCGGGAGAGAAGGCCATTGCCCTTTACGAATATTGCGCAATGGCAAGGAGTTTATCCATTGCCGGGTTGCATGCGTACGACGGCCATGTTCGTGGCACGCTGGCCGAGCGCACGGCACAGAGTAATGAAGCCTTCGCCAAAGTAGAGGACATGTTGAAGGCCCTGCAATCGAAAGGTTATACCAATGTAAAAGTTATTGCCGGCGGGTCGCCCAGTTTTCCTATTCACGCCAATCGCGCAGCTGTGGAATGCAGTCCTGGTACGTTTGTTTTCTGGGATAAAAGCTACCAGGACCAATGCACCGAACAACCTTTTCAAATTGCCGCAATTGTGGTAACCCGCGTGGTTTCGTTGCCCAACGACACTCATATTTGTGTTGACCTGGGCCATAAATCCATTGCGGCTGAGAATGAAATCACCAAACGGGTTTTCTTCTTAAACGCACCGGAGTTAAAAGCAGTTTCGCATAGCGAAGAGCACCTGGTATTACATGCCGGCGAAGGCCATTCCTATAAACCGGGCGATGTATTGTATGGCGTTCCTATTCATGTTTGTCCTACTGTGGCGCTTCATGAAAGAGGGTATACTGTTGAAAATGGGAAACTGGCTGGGGAATGGAGGATTATCGCACGGGACAGGAAAATCAGTTTATAG
- a CDS encoding gluconate:H+ symporter, with the protein MTTLLIVFICIIALVLLISWAKFNPFLAFLIVSIAAGLWLGIPLNKITTSVQKGIGDTLGSLVVIIGLGAMLGKLVAESGAAQKITQVLMRTFGEKHLQWALMVTGFVVGIPLYYNVGFVLMVPLIFSVVYQYKLPAVYIGLPMLAALSVTHGFLPPHPSPTALVSQLKANMGLTLLYGIMLAIPAIIVAGPLFSKTLKHIRSEPLQTFQPKVIAPEQLPHAANSFLTALLPVILLTVTTIVPLTMPLTGPAKDVNDFISDPVIVMLLSLLVATFTLGMHTGRPIKAIMDIYGDAIKDVALILLVVAGAGVLKQVFTDSGVSTTIAESIKSWPVHPLILGWLIAAVIRICVGSATVAGLTAAGIIGPIIPQMQVNANLMVLSIGAGSLFFSHVNDSGFWMYKEYFNLSIRDTIRSWSMMETIVSVMGLIGVLILDIFV; encoded by the coding sequence ATGACGACATTACTTATTGTTTTTATCTGCATCATTGCGCTGGTGCTGCTTATATCCTGGGCAAAATTCAATCCATTTTTAGCCTTCCTGATTGTATCCATTGCTGCCGGCCTTTGGCTGGGCATTCCACTGAACAAGATCACTACTTCGGTACAAAAAGGCATTGGCGATACGCTGGGTTCGCTGGTGGTGATTATAGGCCTGGGCGCCATGCTGGGAAAACTGGTGGCTGAAAGCGGCGCCGCGCAAAAGATCACCCAGGTGCTCATGCGCACTTTTGGGGAGAAACACCTACAATGGGCGTTAATGGTAACCGGTTTTGTGGTGGGTATTCCCCTGTATTATAATGTGGGTTTTGTGCTGATGGTCCCTTTGATCTTTTCGGTAGTATACCAGTACAAGCTACCGGCCGTATACATTGGCCTGCCCATGCTGGCCGCTTTATCGGTAACCCATGGCTTTTTACCGCCCCACCCCTCGCCCACGGCGCTGGTTTCGCAACTGAAAGCTAATATGGGACTCACCTTGTTGTATGGAATAATGCTGGCCATACCGGCCATCATCGTAGCCGGCCCCCTGTTCTCCAAAACCCTGAAGCATATCCGCAGCGAGCCTTTGCAAACCTTTCAACCCAAAGTGATCGCCCCTGAACAATTACCACATGCTGCCAATAGCTTTTTAACGGCCTTGCTGCCGGTGATATTGCTGACAGTTACCACCATCGTTCCGCTTACTATGCCATTAACGGGCCCGGCAAAAGACGTGAATGATTTTATAAGCGATCCGGTGATCGTGATGCTGCTTTCCCTGCTGGTAGCCACCTTTACCCTGGGCATGCACACCGGCAGGCCCATAAAAGCCATTATGGATATTTATGGCGATGCCATCAAAGATGTAGCGCTGATCTTGCTGGTAGTAGCCGGTGCGGGCGTACTGAAACAGGTATTTACCGATAGCGGCGTTAGCACCACCATTGCGGAAAGTATAAAGAGCTGGCCCGTGCATCCGCTGATCCTGGGCTGGCTGATAGCTGCTGTTATTCGTATTTGTGTTGGGTCGGCCACTGTAGCCGGGCTCACAGCTGCGGGCATCATTGGGCCTATTATTCCACAAATGCAGGTTAATGCCAACCTGATGGTGCTGTCAATAGGGGCCGGCAGTTTATTTTTCTCGCACGTCAATGATTCCGGCTTCTGGATGTATAAAGAATATTTCAACCTCAGCATTCGCGATACCATCCGCTCCTGGTCAATGATGGAGACCATTGTTTCGGTAATGGGCCTCATTGGGGTTTTGATTCTTGACATTTTTGTGTAA
- a CDS encoding response regulator, giving the protein MIKVIIADDHKLVREAWNLLLSRDKRLSIIAICENGSQVIDACKTLSPDVVLMDINMEPVSGIEATRVIREHTDDIRIIGISVHTDLPYINALMHAGANGYVTKNSSGEEMIRAIMLVMEGKQYFCKEIADIISS; this is encoded by the coding sequence ATGATCAAAGTGATTATAGCAGATGATCACAAATTAGTACGCGAGGCCTGGAACCTGCTGCTCAGCAGGGACAAACGGCTGTCGATAATTGCCATATGTGAAAACGGGAGCCAGGTTATTGATGCCTGCAAAACCCTTTCACCCGATGTGGTATTAATGGACATCAACATGGAACCGGTGAGTGGTATCGAAGCTACCAGGGTCATCAGGGAACATACAGATGACATACGTATTATTGGTATTTCTGTTCATACCGATCTCCCTTACATTAATGCCCTCATGCATGCGGGCGCCAATGGATATGTTACCAAAAACTCCTCCGGTGAAGAAATGATCCGGGCCATTATGCTGGTGATGGAGGGAAAACAGTACTTCTGTAAAGAAATAGCAGATATTATTAGTTCTTAG
- the bioB gene encoding biotin synthase BioB yields MIRNDWKIEEIQEIYNSPVLELIYRAATVHRQYNDTGEVQVCTLLSIKTGGCSEDCAYCPQAARYSTGVDVHALMQKDQVLEYAAKAKAAGSTRFCMGAAWREVRDNRDFDRVIDMVKGVNEMGMEVCCTLGMLTESQAQKLADAGLYAYNHNLDTSKEYYTEIITTRTYDDRLETLDNVRKAGISVCCGGIVGLGETHADRIKMLHTLSTMPEHPESVPINALVAVAGTPLENNQKVDVWDMVKMIATARILMPKAMVRLSAGRATMSVSDQAMCFMAGANSIFTGEKLLTTPNPSFDEDQAMFNLLGITPREAFKEEKELVG; encoded by the coding sequence ATGATTAGAAACGACTGGAAGATTGAAGAAATACAGGAAATTTACAATTCCCCAGTGCTTGAGCTCATATATCGTGCTGCCACGGTACACAGGCAGTACAACGACACAGGAGAGGTACAGGTTTGCACCCTGCTTTCTATAAAAACCGGTGGCTGCTCGGAGGACTGTGCTTATTGTCCGCAGGCAGCCCGCTATAGTACAGGTGTTGACGTACATGCTTTAATGCAGAAAGACCAGGTACTGGAATATGCCGCCAAGGCAAAAGCCGCCGGTTCAACCCGTTTTTGTATGGGCGCCGCCTGGCGTGAAGTAAGGGATAACCGCGACTTCGACCGCGTTATCGACATGGTGAAAGGCGTTAATGAAATGGGGATGGAAGTATGCTGCACCCTGGGTATGCTTACCGAATCACAGGCCCAGAAACTGGCGGATGCCGGTTTGTATGCCTACAACCACAACCTGGATACTTCCAAAGAATACTATACCGAGATTATTACTACCCGTACTTACGACGACCGCCTGGAAACGCTGGACAATGTTCGTAAAGCCGGTATTTCTGTTTGCTGTGGTGGTATTGTTGGTTTGGGCGAAACCCATGCCGACCGTATTAAAATGCTGCATACCCTTAGCACCATGCCTGAGCATCCTGAGAGTGTGCCCATTAATGCACTGGTAGCAGTAGCCGGTACCCCGCTTGAAAACAATCAGAAAGTTGATGTTTGGGATATGGTTAAAATGATCGCTACAGCCCGTATCCTGATGCCAAAAGCTATGGTGCGTTTGAGTGCCGGCCGGGCTACCATGAGCGTTTCTGACCAGGCTATGTGCTTTATGGCTGGCGCCAACTCCATCTTTACCGGAGAGAAATTACTGACCACGCCTAACCCTTCATTCGACGAAGATCAGGCAATGTTTAACCTGTTGGGGATTACGCCGCGTGAAGCATTTAAAGAGGAAAAAGAACTTGTTGGTTAA
- the porQ gene encoding type IX secretion system protein PorQ — MPGRLHILVYLLILTRANAQTLGGNTVYNFLKLSNTPQLTALGGINISNQTQDIGLAFNNPSLLRPVMHTQANMVFNSFYAGIKNYHLMWGYHANSLNTTFAAGINYFSYGSIAETDMMGNVLGNMRPADYVAQLSAARQYGERWHYGVTAKFIHSSYGIYSSSGVAMDIGIAYYDSIHLWQVSLVAKNMGAQLKQYAGSSSGDLPFDLQLGISKRLAHAPLQFSLTLNQLHQFDTRYNDTLFNSETGLAQDSKDKKYIFDKFFRHVTLAVQLFAGDKIEVTAGYNYLRRKELNITNAGNGLNGFSLGVGVLFKKIQIRYARSYYQNNSSYNQFGLNLRLNDYFGSGGLLNRAGNK, encoded by the coding sequence ATGCCAGGCAGACTGCATATATTAGTATATTTATTGATCCTTACCCGGGCAAATGCGCAAACATTGGGCGGTAATACTGTATATAATTTTTTAAAGCTCTCCAACACGCCCCAGCTAACAGCCTTAGGCGGCATTAATATTTCCAATCAAACCCAGGACATTGGGCTAGCGTTCAACAATCCCTCGTTATTACGGCCAGTCATGCATACCCAGGCCAATATGGTTTTCAACTCATTTTATGCAGGTATAAAGAATTATCATCTTATGTGGGGGTATCATGCTAATTCCCTCAATACCACTTTTGCAGCCGGTATTAATTATTTTAGTTATGGGTCAATAGCAGAAACCGATATGATGGGGAATGTGCTGGGCAATATGCGCCCGGCCGATTATGTGGCCCAGCTAAGCGCCGCCCGGCAATACGGGGAGCGCTGGCATTACGGCGTTACGGCCAAGTTCATCCATTCTTCTTATGGTATTTATAGTTCCTCGGGCGTAGCAATGGATATAGGCATCGCCTATTACGATTCAATCCATTTATGGCAGGTTTCCCTGGTGGCAAAGAATATGGGGGCGCAGTTAAAACAATATGCAGGCAGCAGCAGTGGCGATTTGCCCTTCGACCTGCAATTGGGTATATCGAAAAGGCTGGCCCATGCTCCGTTGCAGTTTTCGTTAACATTAAATCAGCTGCACCAGTTTGATACTCGTTACAATGACACTTTATTTAATAGTGAAACAGGTTTAGCACAGGATAGTAAGGATAAAAAATATATATTTGACAAGTTTTTCAGACATGTGACCCTGGCTGTGCAATTGTTTGCAGGTGATAAAATTGAAGTAACAGCAGGCTATAATTACCTCCGCCGCAAAGAACTGAACATAACAAACGCCGGCAACGGACTAAACGGTTTTTCATTAGGTGTTGGCGTGTTATTCAAAAAAATCCAAATCCGCTACGCGAGGAGTTATTATCAAAATAATTCTTCCTATAACCAATTCGGCTTAAATCTCAGGCTAAACGACTATTTCGGCTCGGGCGGGTTGTTAAACAGAGCAGGAAATAAGTAA
- a CDS encoding M42 family metallopeptidase has product MAKSKTTASATSAGTYTMTDKAFKFLQSYINNPSPVGFESSGQKLWLDYITPLVDTTFVDPYGTAVGVINPKAEFKVVIEAHADEISWFVNYVTPEGLIYLKRNGGVDHVIAPGQRVFIHGKKGPVKAVFGWPAIHTRLHNPDQKDPSPKVENLFLDSGARNKKEVEDLGIHIGAVVTYQDGFDELAHDYYIGRAFDNRVGGFMIAEVARLLKENKKTLPYGLYVVNAVQEEIGLRGAEMIARRIKPNVAIITDVTHDTYTPMINKIIEGDVACGKGPSLAYGPAVHNKLLSLVQDVAEKNNIPVQNRTVSRSTGTDTDSFAYANDGCPSVLISIPLRYMHTTVEMLHKSDIEQTIRLMYETVLTLTPKTNLSYL; this is encoded by the coding sequence ATGGCTAAAAGTAAAACGACCGCTTCTGCAACTTCGGCAGGTACTTACACAATGACCGATAAGGCCTTTAAATTTCTCCAATCTTATATAAACAACCCTTCGCCTGTTGGCTTTGAAAGCAGCGGACAGAAATTATGGCTGGACTATATTACGCCGCTGGTTGATACCACTTTTGTTGACCCTTACGGTACAGCTGTTGGCGTTATAAACCCCAAAGCTGAGTTTAAGGTGGTAATAGAGGCCCATGCCGATGAGATCAGCTGGTTTGTAAACTACGTTACTCCCGAAGGACTGATCTACCTGAAACGCAATGGCGGTGTTGACCATGTGATAGCGCCCGGGCAACGTGTGTTTATTCATGGGAAGAAGGGTCCGGTAAAAGCTGTTTTTGGCTGGCCCGCTATCCATACCCGCTTACACAACCCCGATCAAAAAGATCCTTCACCCAAAGTAGAGAACCTGTTCCTTGATAGCGGGGCCCGTAATAAAAAAGAAGTAGAGGACCTGGGTATTCATATTGGCGCCGTGGTTACCTACCAGGATGGTTTTGATGAGCTGGCCCATGACTACTACATCGGCCGTGCCTTTGATAACCGCGTGGGTGGGTTTATGATCGCTGAGGTTGCCCGTTTACTGAAGGAAAATAAAAAGACATTACCATACGGTTTATACGTTGTAAATGCGGTACAGGAAGAAATTGGCCTGCGAGGGGCAGAAATGATAGCCCGCCGCATAAAACCCAACGTGGCCATTATTACCGACGTTACGCACGATACCTATACGCCCATGATCAACAAGATCATTGAAGGCGATGTAGCCTGTGGCAAAGGCCCCTCCCTGGCTTATGGACCGGCAGTACACAATAAACTGCTGAGCCTGGTACAGGATGTGGCTGAAAAGAACAATATTCCGGTTCAGAACCGCACCGTTTCGCGCAGCACCGGTACCGACACCGATTCATTTGCCTATGCCAATGATGGCTGCCCTTCAGTACTGATCTCTATACCATTGCGCTATATGCACACAACGGTAGAAATGCTGCACAAAAGCGATATAGAGCAAACCATTCGCTTAATGTACGAGACCGTGTTGACGCTAACGCCCAAAACCAACTTAAGCTATCTGTAA
- a CDS encoding cupin domain-containing protein, producing the protein METKATHGFKIDAGQDRFNEKLTFLGGTFECKVAAMDSREGLCVYETTKMSKGGPPFHFHYTQDEWFYILEGEFIFKVGDDIFNAKAGDSIFAPRQIPHTFARVSDVNARMLVIYNPAGTMDEFFQQASQLPEGTLRDFERLYRIHGMEIVGPPLKFE; encoded by the coding sequence ATGGAAACCAAAGCTACGCACGGTTTTAAAATTGATGCCGGTCAGGACCGCTTCAATGAGAAATTAACCTTTCTCGGTGGCACATTTGAGTGTAAAGTAGCAGCTATGGACAGCAGGGAGGGGTTATGTGTGTATGAGACCACTAAAATGAGTAAAGGTGGTCCCCCTTTTCATTTCCATTACACGCAGGATGAATGGTTCTATATTCTGGAGGGTGAATTCATTTTCAAAGTCGGAGATGATATCTTTAACGCCAAAGCCGGCGATTCCATTTTTGCACCCCGGCAAATACCGCACACTTTTGCCAGGGTAAGCGATGTAAATGCCAGAATGCTGGTTATATACAACCCGGCCGGCACTATGGATGAGTTCTTTCAACAGGCCAGCCAGTTACCGGAAGGTACCCTGCGCGATTTTGAACGCCTGTACCGCATTCATGGCATGGAAATAGTTGGCCCACCCCTGAAGTTTGAATAA
- a CDS encoding acyltransferase — protein sequence MICEIEDKVFSLEPVDFEQLALEVFQFQYNNNAIYQQYVKALSIVGSNVRSIDQIPFLPIRFFKTADIKTTVFEPEAVFESSGTTQTINSRHYVKYMRIYHRSFLQAWQQFYGPVQDWCVIGLLPAYLERQNSSLVVMVNEMIKLSGHAQSGFYLYEHEKLAGVLQELEKQGQKTLLIGVTFGLLDFAEQFPMPLKHTIIMETGGMKGRRREMTRQEVHAILSEAFKTPLIHSEYGMTELLSQAYSYGHGLFDCPPWMKVLVRQDDDPLDVRVAGSGVINIIDLANLYSCAFIATDDVGTVQEDGSFEVLGRVDTSDIRGCNLLIAGI from the coding sequence ATGATTTGTGAAATCGAAGATAAAGTTTTTTCGCTTGAACCTGTTGATTTTGAACAACTGGCGCTTGAAGTTTTCCAATTCCAGTACAATAATAATGCTATTTATCAGCAATACGTAAAGGCGCTCTCGATAGTTGGGTCAAATGTGCGGTCAATCGATCAAATCCCCTTTTTGCCCATCCGGTTCTTTAAAACCGCCGACATCAAAACCACCGTTTTTGAACCGGAAGCCGTTTTTGAGAGCAGCGGCACTACCCAAACCATCAATAGCCGCCATTATGTAAAGTACATGCGTATTTACCACCGGAGTTTTTTGCAGGCCTGGCAGCAATTTTACGGGCCGGTGCAGGATTGGTGTGTAATAGGGCTGTTACCAGCTTATCTCGAACGCCAGAACTCGTCCCTGGTGGTGATGGTGAACGAAATGATCAAACTCAGCGGTCATGCGCAAAGCGGCTTTTATTTATACGAACATGAAAAGCTGGCAGGGGTGTTGCAGGAGCTGGAAAAGCAGGGGCAGAAGACCTTATTAATCGGCGTTACCTTTGGCCTGCTCGATTTTGCAGAACAATTTCCCATGCCGTTGAAACATACCATAATAATGGAAACCGGGGGCATGAAGGGCCGCCGCCGCGAAATGACCCGGCAGGAGGTGCATGCCATCCTGAGCGAGGCATTTAAAACCCCATTGATCCATTCAGAATACGGGATGACCGAACTGCTTTCACAGGCTTATTCATACGGGCACGGGTTGTTCGATTGTCCGCCCTGGATGAAAGTACTGGTGCGGCAGGATGATGACCCGCTCGATGTTCGGGTAGCCGGCAGCGGGGTAATCAATATTATTGACCTGGCCAACCTGTATTCCTGTGCATTTATTGCCACCGATGATGTGGGCACCGTACAGGAAGATGGAAGTTTTGAAGTGCTGGGCCGTGTAGATACCAGCGACATCAGGGGATGTAATTTATTGATAGCCGGGATATAG
- a CDS encoding transglutaminase-like domain-containing protein, translating to MDYSYADLPGYNRLYETKEQTRITRLTDNKNGTLSIAFAGDALNKQNEFRIYHKDSLLATGKAEGCTFQPLPGTWEYNIKINNAPGYVTFTLNNTPDSMYRLFGNGSTVTYEITGSNVPIEPDNLYSVTDWAVSFDDFSENEKKEADNYLRDSVHVTPAEPMAERVRKIADFILQRVKGMDGVPSDSMLQLSPVNQLKCAQAGRSKIWCGIYTSIFCFFTNRAGVPVRLIDCGSSRAGISGGIHVFSEVYLKEYNSWAYVDLLARTVFVKKGDQYLNTIDVQRLLKYPINDASLTACYFNGDSIVQIPYYQVASTARAYFHRNNSFRFFFSDFLKIENPKSLFERFIKIFYARPYYAVYGDNISAGRSQYNFRMITTWLMFLFLGLGIFFGFKWLRQKNA from the coding sequence ATGGATTATTCGTATGCCGACCTGCCAGGATATAATCGATTGTACGAAACAAAGGAACAAACAAGGATCACCCGCCTCACCGATAATAAAAACGGCACGCTGTCCATAGCCTTTGCCGGGGATGCCCTCAATAAACAAAACGAATTCAGGATTTATCACAAAGACTCCTTACTGGCTACCGGTAAGGCCGAAGGCTGTACGTTTCAACCGCTTCCGGGAACCTGGGAATACAATATAAAGATCAACAATGCGCCCGGGTATGTAACTTTTACATTGAACAATACGCCCGATTCCATGTACCGCCTCTTTGGAAACGGCAGTACAGTAACCTACGAAATAACCGGCTCCAATGTACCCATTGAACCGGATAACCTGTACAGTGTTACCGATTGGGCAGTGAGTTTTGACGATTTTAGTGAAAACGAAAAAAAAGAGGCAGATAACTATTTAAGAGACTCTGTACATGTAACACCGGCTGAACCAATGGCTGAACGGGTTCGGAAGATAGCGGATTTTATTTTGCAGCGGGTAAAGGGAATGGATGGGGTTCCTTCAGATTCCATGTTGCAGTTATCGCCGGTAAATCAATTAAAGTGTGCCCAGGCGGGCCGGTCAAAGATCTGGTGCGGCATTTACACCAGCATCTTTTGTTTTTTTACCAACAGGGCAGGCGTTCCGGTAAGGCTCATCGATTGTGGCAGTTCCAGGGCTGGCATTTCGGGCGGTATCCATGTGTTCAGCGAGGTGTATCTGAAAGAATATAACAGCTGGGCATATGTTGATCTGCTGGCCAGGACCGTGTTTGTTAAAAAAGGAGATCAGTACTTAAATACGATAGATGTGCAGCGGCTGTTAAAGTATCCTATTAACGATGCCAGCTTAACAGCGTGTTATTTTAACGGGGACAGTATTGTTCAAATACCCTATTACCAGGTGGCGTCAACGGCCCGGGCGTATTTTCACCGCAACAATTCCTTCCGGTTCTTCTTCAGCGATTTTTTGAAAATAGAAAACCCAAAGAGCCTGTTTGAACGGTTTATTAAGATCTTTTATGCCAGGCCTTATTATGCGGTGTATGGCGATAATATAAGCGCCGGGCGATCGCAGTATAACTTTAGAATGATAACTACCTGGTTAATGTTCCTCTTCCTTGGCCTGGGTATCTTCTTTGGTTTCAAATGGCTCAGGCAAAAAAATGCCTGA